CATCCTACCAGACTCCCGAAACAGCTGATGTCGTTGCAACTCGCCCAGTCCTGCTCGTACCTTCGCGTGCCAGCAACACGTAATGTAACATAAACTTCCGACAAGAATCGCCCTTGGAGCCCCGAATCCGTCCTCCGCGAGCTCAAAGTTGAGAGGACGACCCGGACGCGAGCGTAGATAGCGTAAAACGACCGCAGCCGTGGCGTATACTTACTCGCTCCTCTGGCCGTCCGCATCTATTCTCCTTGTTCCTCTGCTGTTTTTCGCTCGCTGCGCAGGGGACTCGGAGTCTTCTCTTCGCGCACGATATCGCGCGTGcacaacacacgcacacacacacacacactctgaTGTGTGAGGCTCTACGATGCAGCTCCTTTGTGCCCGACGATCGAATTGCTGCACCGACGACTAGCGGACATGCCTCGTTTCTATATAACTCCTCTATATTACTCTTTGTCTGATGGCTAGTCTTATGCTGGACTGCTGTGCGTCCTGTAGTACTGCGAACGACGTGGGAAATTTATTTGAGGAGCGATCGAGAGGCAGACTGCGCGCGAGCCGTCCGAGAACACTACTGATGCGTTGTATACATATTGGGTACACTCTCGCGTTGTTATTGCGCAAGCGTGTGTGCATGCAGAGTGGCggaggagggggggggagatTTACCTACCACCAGCAGTTTCGGAAAAGCGCGTGTCGTACGTGTTTATGCGGCAGAGGAATCGCGATTGGCCGTTTGCGGCAGCCATCTTCAGAGTTCAAACGGGGATTGGTTGCGAAGGCACGACGGCTCTATAGGTATTTAAATTTGAACGAACGCGGGATTCTTAACGGCAACAGTGCAACTCACGGGAATATAGGCTTGACGACTTTATTTTGAGTAAcaaatcaatttatttaaaaaatgcgaTACAAAAGTCGTAAAAAACGTCTACGGGCTAGTATGTGTATATAAACCTTATGTTCTCTTGCAATGGCACGTCAGTTTTGAGAGCGCAATTCTTTCTCTTTATAATATTCATTCATTATGCTTGTGTATTGTGGTGTATCGAGGTGTGTTACGAAAACGTAAATTTGCATCTGCGTCGAAGAGAAATATcctcaaatttttttcccacAAACGGAGTTCCTGTTATCGGGAAATAAGTAATAACGAAATAAAGCTATAAAGAATAAACGATAAAAGAAATGCTTCACGATACAAGACAGGCTCTTACACACTAAGTAAACTAACGAAATGCAATTTATTCTATATTCGCGCGTCCTTAACGTATTCAATGGTTTTGGACAATATGTCATTTTGGCCTATCAAACAGCTGGATTATTAGATACGCTAATCACAAATAAACGCATTCTGCACCTACAGAGTAGCTTCTCTATTTAGAGTTACAACTACTTTAGAAGACATGGGTTGAAAATGATTTCTTATCTTTAAGCGAGTCAGGAAGCATTGCGAAAATTATGCACGAATCATTAAAATGCGTTGAATTCAAGCACgtgtaaatattaaaatttaaatgaagaaaactgccgaattttttcaaaaactaacgcaaaatgtgaatttttgcTTGAAAATACTAACAATAACTATTGAAGAAGCTCTGAAAAATATCTATCAATATAAAACTCAATATCAGATAGCTCTGAGGAAGTCATCTCGTGAGTTACCTtcatacatttataaaaaagttataaagtAAGCAGAGGTTACTTCACAATCACCCGGTACTTGACGTCATAACACAGTCTACTCTTATAATTACAACAAATACTGCTGTTATTTAATACTAGATGTACGAATATATGCGCGTTCGACGAGAAGACGACGATGAAGATTCTTGAATGCCCAGTGATGATATGTCACGTCAATGGGGATGtaaatgtttttcttttaatttattgatcGCGAAAGCTACAAATCCAGCGATAAGTTgtcgatttttctctcttgaaAAGCACCGGATTTAATCTATGGCCGTTTTTCGCGTAAACGCTGTCAACGAGAGCATCTCGTTTGGTTCAGTTGGCAATCTGGAGAATTCAATTTCCTCACTAACGCTATTTTCTgcaaaattaaacaaaaatttaaattaatttcaaaaaatcaacatattttttttattttgagtaaccattttaatttacaaaaaaagggTGCATTTTACCTGATGGTTCGACTGGCCATTGTTTATGAGATGGGGCATATAAGCATAGCAAAGCTATAGTGTAAATATTCCACATGCCGTAAACTCCTGTAAAGAAAGCTGATGTCATCTCTAATTCGATATCTTGATCCCATTTCCACTGGCCTTCAGCAACCTATgagcaaaaaaataattggttttcgtAAAAACTGTCGTGTGACCAATTGTTCTTGAATCAATTGACTATTGCTTTTTACCTGTCCCAGAATAAAACCAATCACAGTCAATGATGCACATAAAAGAGTTGCCACCATCAAAAATTTGAAACGATATATGACACCTTCGTAATGCAAACGTCGAGCCGAACTCATGCTTGGTAAAACCGCCCTTTTGGcacttatatttataaatactttccaTATCATGTATGTCAAAAACAAAAGATAGATTCCAGCTGAAACTCCCGCCAATATTATAAAGGATAACTATTTATATTGAAATTAAGGAAAAATATCGCATATTATTCTTGTTAATTGATGTAAAAAAGTTGTTTTTAACTTATAGCATTAAACTTTAAGAGTTATGAAAAGGATACAGCCATCTTTGCTCCAATATTTGTTACCCAAATTGAGTAAAATGGATTACGAAGTTGTACTCCTCGTTCGCACATGTCAAAGAATAATAATGACAGACAGCCGACTCCAACGGCAGACAAATGACGCCAGTAACACTTCAAAGAATTTTTCTGATCACCTTcctacaatttaaaaaataatttatggtTATATCTTATTTAtccaatattttaaaaatagaagcattaattactaatttttataaacaaaatttaccTGAACCTGATTGCATAAATTCGTTGGCGAGTATCatgaaacaataaaaaaaaaagttattaattttattcttgaatatttatttagctcataaaatttttgatatttatgtttttacCATCAAATGTTCACCAGCAAAAACAAGCCAGAAAGATAAAAGCATCGCATAAAATATTCCTTGTCTGACATCCTCTAGTAAAAGCATAAATGGCATATCAAAAGCAAGTGTAAGATACTCCAAAGGCACTGAAAATAAGCAtgatttaaaacatttttaaaatccaaactattttaaatgcttTCATGGTTTCTTGAAATAATATACATACAGTTTAGAAGACTTAGAGAACAGCCTAAACCCAGTAACATATATTCTAATAAAGCTGGTGATCTCGAAAGCATGTGAATTCTTCTCCAGTACCAACAAAGGATTAAGAGTGTGATCGGAAAGAAAATAGTTTTCAGGCTCACCCAAACTTTAGTGaatccaccattttgattgattacctgtaataaaaaaataaaatatattacataGAACTAAACTTGGTAAAGAAAGCAATATGTGGCATATTATAGTAACTTACAGTTAGCCATAAATCAGTAACATGGCCTAAATCTTGGTTGACATTTTTTCGCGGATCGTTAGGTAAGCGAATGTTaagtaaataataatcatgGTACAATGATCCTAATTCAAATAATGACAATATACTGCAGTTGTAGTTGTATTCTTCATGCAgctaaaataaattcataaaaaaaagtataaataaaaatcataaaagttaaatcaatttttttaaaactcacATTGTCAATGGCACAGTCTAAATTTCTTTCAATCACAGAAGAAGCATAGTGTTTCCATGCATCTTCAGGATCACCTTTATTTCTGTATGCCAGTCGAGCATCAAACGTCAATTTTGTAGTAGGAGCTATGAAGAATATCATTGAtgcaagttttatttaaatttttatcaataaaataaaaatttggtttttaTACACTTTTTTCCTACTTACGGACAACTATATGGCTGTGATACATCATATCCACTTGAAGAACACCAATCAAACTATGTTGCCACCGAGAATAATCGAatacttgtttattataaGGTGTAGGCATctaacaaattaaaataataataataataataatatatttaatcattttaggtgattaattttttttattagtaaGTTCTAAAACATAGTATTTGAATTACCTGAAATGTATACACAATTGGGAAAACTTGTTCAGTGATCTCATGTGGGTCAATAACATTGCATTTTCCTGCAGGTCTGGAGTATATCCACTTGTCAATACCTGGTGCAGTGCCATTTGCATTACGTTGGTCTAAGCAAGCTGTTCCCAGTATATTTTGACTATTTGATGGTGGTGGagctaaaataataaatatcgaATATAAAATTAGTCATAGATTTTTTAGGTAGgccttaatttaaaaaaaaaatttgttaacagaTTCTATTaacatttattacaaaattggAAATGAGAATAATGATGAATAAAGTTTTGAGTGACGTACTCTTATAGATGGAGGAACCCTAAAAGTAGCGGTATCATCAACAATCAAGAGAGGAAAGAAAAGGGAAACATGACTGAGAATACTACTCAAGAACACTTGACAACTGAAAAATCGAAGTCATGATGTCTCAAGTGTCCACTTCATTGTCTCCCCTCTGCAACATGCAGAAGAGTAGAAACAACGAAAGGAACACTCTGGCATATGTATAGCTGAGGGGTACCATTGAAACAAGTTAGTTAAAATTGTACAAATATATCTATTCATAAGTTgggatttttgtttttcaatttttaaaatgaatatcgttgaattatttaatcaagCTTTTTAcagtatagaaaaaaaaaatgtttatgaaAAAGTGGTCTGCACTGTAGTGAAATATTCAGTTTCTCAATGGTCCATTAGCAGAGAAACAGGGATCCAGAAATATATAGCTAGGGTATCAATCTCTCCCTTTCTCCCTAGCATAAAAGTGTCATAAAACTGAGGCGGAAGAGTCATAAAAACCGGCCCCTCGTCTTCTCAGCggagaaaacaaagaaacttGCTGGAATCTATCTTTTTCAATGCAACGGGTCTTGAAAATCTTGATTGCAATTGCGTTTTCAAAAATCACATCCGCAAGCAACAGGGTTAAAACCGGCGGCGCCTCTCCGCGCTGCGTCGGGTAAACAAACATCCGTGTATAATACCGATAAAGCTCCGAAAATCTCGTAAAAAAAGCAGCGAACCTAACCCATGGGAAATAGCCGTCTTTGAAATAAACAGCTAAAAAAAGCTTGACTCACCCACGAGTCCGCCTACGAGGAAGGATACGATCTGTCCGAGAACGAGCAGCAACACCAGCACGGACAGCTTCTTGCCGCTGAGGTTCTCGATTATCGTGCCCTGCATCCTGACAGCAACTTGACGGCGACTGGTCGGCGCAGCAGTCCTCCTCTACCTCTTCAGACCGCTCACCTCCTGGAGGGTAAACTATTGTCGGGAGAGTCGAGCTGTGCAGTTGGCCCTTCGCACTTTTTAGCAGGTAGACGAGGGGATTTCCTTTGTTTTCGCCGCTGCTCCAAAATAACTGTGCAGTGTGGGGGTAGAAGCCGCAGACTGGATAACTGCTCTTTAGTCTCTACTCTCTGGTGGCTGGCTTTTTTCGCACCTGCGGggaagagcgcgcgcgcaacacgGCGTCACATCACACGCACAATGTCCTGCGGCGAGAGTCGGGAGTCGTCAGTCGGGACTCGGGCGGGAGTAGGAGaagctgcgcgagcgcgggtTCATTAGAAATCCTCGGGGTCCGGGGAGAGAGCGACGGTCCGACGGACGAAAGAACCAAGCGTAGGAGAGGCGCATAAGGTGTGTTCGTCCTTCAATGACAGTCATAAAACGTTTTGCTTTTGATCTCGGCTAGGATGCTATTTTTTCTCTATTAGAGATTTTTTGGCTTTTGAAAGATCACATTATTGTACTAAAGTATGTATTGTCATTGTTTTAATTCAGACTTTTAGAATTTTATGCATAATTGAAACGATAGATATATCtagatataaatattttaaatattaaattaccATCAAACTTCAGAATATAGAGGGGCTGTGTAAGCGCAGTATATAGGAATGCAGTTGATTCATCATCATTTCCGATTGTTTCGTGTACTTATTCTAACACCTATACAGCTACGCGTAAATTGAATTCATTGTTTGCTAAAGGATGGGCCAGCTAGCAGAGTAAATAACGATCTCATCAAACAGTCGTGGAATtctttgaagaaaaaaaaactttttaatcaTCACCTTGTAATATCCAGAGTTATCGTTCAAGATAACTTAAACATTCTATTTTTATactagtaaatttaaatatttgcgCCGCATACAATGCAACTTTGCAGAATCCTCACAAATATACCGATAGTCGATAATGCTCTTTTATGACGTCACACATTTCCCTGCGcgatatatacgtatatatattatatagttatatagGATAGATCCTATAACCTCACAAAGTCGGAATCCGTCGACGTCTCCGCTGAAGCCGAAGAGCTAAGTATCAGTCGCGCGAACGATGGGGAGGTCTCGTCCGCTATTCTGAAGCCACATTTCATCTTGTTGGCTGCTTCTGAAAACAGCGGGATCATCCTCTGCGTGAGCTCGATTATCTTCGCCAACGGAGTGTTTGTACATCCTACATACgtcgcgcaagagagagaagctcaGCATAATGCCCGTGAAAAGCTCAAAAAGGAGTCTTGCTCCAGTGTTTTGTACGGTTTCGCTGTCGTTTTCATAAGCTCTCAGATAATATTTCGCCAGTCGATTTCGTTTGCCTGGTAAATCGCAAATATGGTAAGTAGCAAGACTATTTC
The sequence above is a segment of the Nasonia vitripennis strain AsymCx chromosome 3, Nvit_psr_1.1, whole genome shotgun sequence genome. Coding sequences within it:
- the LOC100120171 gene encoding protein wntless, translated to MQGTIIENLSGKKLSVLVLLLVLGQIVSFLVGGLVAPPPSNSQNILGTACLDQRNANGTAPGIDKWIYSRPAGKCNVIDPHEITEQVFPIVYTFQMPTPYNKQVFDYSRWQHSLIGVLQVDMMYHSHIVVPPTTKLTFDARLAYRNKGDPEDAWKHYASSVIERNLDCAIDNLHEEYNYNCSILSLFELGSLYHDYYLLNIRLPNDPRKNVNQDLGHVTDLWLTVINQNGGFTKVWVSLKTIFFPITLLILCWYWRRIHMLSRSPALLEYMLLGLGCSLSLLNLPLEYLTLAFDMPFMLLLEDVRQGIFYAMLLSFWLVFAGEHLMVQEGDQKNSLKCYWRHLSAVGVGCLSLLFFDMCERGVQLRNPFYSIWVTNIGAKMALSFIILAGVSAGIYLLFLTYMIWKVFINISAKRAVLPSMSSARRLHYEGVIYRFKFLMVATLLCASLTVIGFILGQVAEGQWKWDQDIELEMTSAFFTGVYGMWNIYTIALLCLYAPSHKQWPVEPSENSVSEEIEFSRLPTEPNEMLSLTAFTRKTAID